A genomic segment from Amycolatopsis camponoti encodes:
- a CDS encoding M15 family metallopeptidase, producing the protein MKLRTRVFAVLMFALSVVLAGVTPAPAAPAQTVELAAPAGSGLPPYVAVIKPVSAERLGSSWHEGCPVGPDQLRLVSLPFVGFDGGVHRGELVVNADRAVEVARVFADLYFGRFPIERMETVEKYDSDDDASMAANNTSAFNCRAITGGTAWSNHSYGRAIDVDTVQNPYISGSGAVYPPNGAPYVDRSQALPGMIHAGDVAERAFTTRGWTWGGSWDTPIDYQHFEKP; encoded by the coding sequence ATGAAATTGAGAACCAGGGTGTTCGCTGTCCTCATGTTCGCGTTGTCGGTGGTGCTGGCGGGTGTCACGCCGGCGCCGGCGGCCCCGGCCCAGACTGTGGAGCTGGCGGCGCCGGCCGGCAGTGGTCTTCCGCCGTATGTCGCGGTGATCAAGCCGGTGTCGGCTGAGCGGCTGGGGTCGAGCTGGCATGAGGGGTGCCCGGTCGGTCCGGATCAGTTGCGGTTGGTGAGCTTGCCGTTCGTGGGGTTCGACGGTGGGGTGCACCGGGGTGAGCTGGTCGTGAACGCCGATCGTGCGGTCGAGGTGGCGCGGGTGTTCGCGGATCTGTATTTCGGGCGGTTCCCGATCGAGCGGATGGAGACGGTGGAGAAGTACGACTCCGACGATGATGCGTCGATGGCGGCGAACAACACGTCGGCGTTCAACTGCCGGGCGATCACGGGGGGTACGGCGTGGTCGAATCACTCGTATGGGCGGGCGATCGACGTGGACACGGTGCAGAATCCGTACATTTCCGGTAGTGGTGCGGTGTATCCGCCCAATGGTGCGCCGTATGTCGATCGGTCGCAGGCGTTGCCGGGGATGATCCACGCGGGTGATGTGGCGGAGCGGGCGTTCACGACGCGGGGTTGGACGTGGGGTGGGTCTTGGGACACCCCGATCGATTACCAGCACTTCGAGAAGCCCTGA
- a CDS encoding LamG-like jellyroll fold domain-containing protein, producing MVLSRTRRALACALPAALAATLSAGSTSVSEAAAGPPPPALHYAFDTDDTGSGVVTDSSGHGLDGTLVNGATATMVTGAEGGTALNLPGGAPTSDGAYVRIPRQALSGAPDLTVSTRVKWDNTNAGAWQWIYALGRDTTKYLFSTPSNGDGNLRTAATTAGGGAEAQVTGYGAVPAAAWKTVTVTLDSAAHRLTTYLDGAAVASTPTNLTAAQIIDSTATFAGYLGKSFYADPLFKGAIDDFQLFDAALTADQVTQLTGGRTPTAVTPARTAFDLRTAVGTAPALPPAVRSTFSDGYDRDVPIAWPAVDPAAYGAPGDFTVTGSAGGIPVTATVRVIRPGQLTIDLGTGTGAFHGGASGSLYGLYGDGVPTNNLIEGMHVRTISTKAQDGPQHPGADALEVVKPLADSSDGDVYIYMTDIHRGFPYQWPGGTPEEKMRLYREKIAEQVEQVRTLDPKYQDNIVFVPFNEPEGNMFGTGEWSYDGVSWRTDPTAYFAAWDQTYRLIKGILPDARIAGPNTSVLYPEVKGFLRHTAAAGTVPQVMTWHELSHPEQVRSSVAQYRVWEKDVFTGTPYAGRQLPINVNEYAFNYHTSVPGQMIQWISAIEDSKIDADIAYWNIDGNLSDSAVQANRGNGQWWLYNAYGEMSGHTVRVDPPFPGVNYSLQGVATLDESKAQARAIFGGADGPAWVRFDRVPPGLGRTVHAWIREIPWTGQIGDSDRPELIAERNVPVEDGKVAFDFGGSLPSLKESSAYEVVLSPAGKSPSAAAPPKLVDQSYEAENATYTGSGYSKNGPEGSPQEVSKFYTSGGYDVGGLRTGSDGVLGFAVDVPQDGTYDLSVFANSLNTFGLVQDRGPTNVFVRVDGAAEQEILLPLGYKWVVWDHADTKVRLTKGKHVVSLAARSLDGTRATQGDAIVDRIKLSLPNPAAATSVYEAELATLDGGKAVYGTGSGSGSAELGKGAQATFWVYSPAEAESTITVRGTPGSVTAVAVNGREVRRVAGTGAVAVSLSGGVDKVTLTGVARRSVVDRIDVRRTDGTLVPRVYEAEAAQRGGSAQITALPNAGGGQAVTGVGGAPGNDNTLTFRVTAAKDGTYALRIRYSNPEQAVATHYNPDPVARHADVSVNGGAAHRVLFPHSFHQDDFWELTVPVQLRPGQNTLTFRSGELPDFDGTTYASDTFPGVALRSQWAPVLDRITIAPFSAPAR from the coding sequence ATGGTGCTATCGAGGACACGGCGGGCGCTGGCCTGCGCCCTCCCGGCCGCCCTGGCCGCGACGCTGAGTGCCGGCTCGACATCGGTCTCGGAGGCCGCCGCCGGCCCACCCCCTCCCGCGCTGCACTACGCGTTCGACACCGACGACACCGGCAGCGGCGTGGTGACCGACTCGTCGGGCCACGGGCTCGACGGAACCCTGGTGAACGGCGCGACGGCCACGATGGTGACCGGCGCGGAGGGCGGCACCGCCCTGAACCTGCCCGGTGGCGCTCCCACCTCCGACGGCGCCTACGTCCGGATTCCCCGCCAGGCTCTCTCGGGCGCCCCCGACCTCACGGTCTCGACCCGGGTGAAGTGGGACAACACGAACGCCGGTGCCTGGCAGTGGATCTACGCGCTGGGCCGGGACACCACGAAGTACCTGTTCAGCACACCGTCCAACGGGGACGGAAACCTGCGCACCGCCGCGACCACCGCCGGAGGCGGGGCCGAGGCCCAGGTGACCGGCTACGGCGCAGTGCCCGCCGCGGCGTGGAAAACCGTCACGGTGACCCTCGACTCCGCCGCGCACCGGCTGACCACCTACCTCGACGGCGCCGCCGTAGCGAGCACGCCGACGAACCTCACCGCGGCCCAGATCATCGACTCCACGGCGACTTTCGCGGGCTACCTCGGCAAATCCTTCTACGCCGACCCGCTGTTCAAAGGCGCGATCGACGACTTCCAGCTGTTCGACGCGGCCCTGACCGCCGACCAGGTCACGCAGCTGACCGGCGGCCGGACGCCCACGGCGGTGACCCCGGCCCGGACGGCGTTCGACCTCCGGACCGCCGTCGGCACCGCGCCGGCCCTGCCGCCCGCGGTGCGCAGCACGTTCAGCGACGGCTACGACCGCGACGTCCCCATCGCGTGGCCAGCGGTCGACCCCGCCGCGTACGGCGCTCCCGGCGACTTCACCGTCACCGGCTCCGCCGGGGGCATCCCGGTCACCGCGACCGTGCGGGTGATCCGCCCCGGGCAGCTGACGATCGACCTCGGCACCGGCACCGGGGCGTTCCACGGGGGCGCGTCCGGCAGCCTCTACGGGCTCTACGGCGACGGCGTGCCGACGAACAACCTGATCGAAGGCATGCACGTCCGCACCATCTCCACCAAGGCGCAGGACGGCCCGCAGCACCCGGGTGCCGACGCGCTCGAGGTCGTCAAGCCGCTGGCCGACAGCAGCGACGGCGACGTCTACATCTACATGACCGACATCCACCGCGGCTTCCCGTACCAGTGGCCGGGCGGCACGCCCGAAGAGAAGATGCGGCTGTACCGCGAAAAGATCGCCGAACAGGTCGAGCAGGTCCGCACGCTCGACCCGAAGTACCAGGACAACATCGTGTTCGTGCCGTTCAACGAGCCGGAAGGCAACATGTTCGGCACCGGCGAATGGAGCTACGACGGCGTCAGCTGGCGGACCGACCCGACGGCCTACTTCGCCGCCTGGGACCAGACCTACCGGCTGATCAAGGGGATCCTGCCGGACGCCCGGATCGCCGGTCCCAACACGAGCGTGCTGTACCCGGAGGTCAAGGGCTTCCTGCGGCACACCGCGGCAGCCGGGACGGTGCCCCAGGTGATGACCTGGCACGAGCTGAGCCACCCGGAACAGGTGCGCTCCAGCGTCGCCCAGTACCGCGTGTGGGAGAAGGACGTCTTCACCGGAACGCCCTACGCCGGCCGGCAGCTGCCGATCAACGTCAACGAATACGCGTTCAACTACCACACTTCGGTGCCGGGGCAGATGATCCAGTGGATCTCGGCGATCGAGGACTCGAAGATCGACGCGGACATCGCGTACTGGAACATCGACGGCAACCTGTCCGACTCGGCCGTGCAGGCCAACCGCGGCAACGGGCAGTGGTGGCTGTACAACGCCTACGGCGAGATGAGCGGGCACACCGTGCGCGTCGACCCGCCGTTCCCCGGCGTCAACTACTCCCTGCAGGGCGTGGCGACGCTCGACGAATCGAAGGCACAGGCCCGCGCGATCTTCGGCGGCGCCGACGGTCCCGCCTGGGTCCGGTTCGACCGGGTACCGCCGGGCCTCGGCCGCACCGTGCACGCCTGGATCCGCGAGATCCCCTGGACCGGCCAGATCGGCGACTCGGACCGGCCCGAGCTGATCGCCGAGCGGAACGTCCCGGTCGAGGACGGCAAGGTCGCGTTCGACTTCGGCGGCTCGCTGCCTTCGCTCAAGGAGTCCTCGGCCTACGAGGTCGTGCTCAGCCCCGCCGGGAAGAGCCCGTCCGCCGCGGCTCCGCCGAAGCTCGTCGACCAGAGCTACGAGGCCGAGAACGCGACCTACACCGGCTCCGGCTACTCGAAGAACGGTCCGGAAGGCTCGCCGCAAGAGGTGTCGAAGTTCTACACCTCCGGCGGGTACGACGTCGGCGGCCTGCGGACCGGTTCCGACGGCGTGCTGGGCTTCGCCGTCGACGTACCCCAGGACGGCACCTACGACCTGAGCGTGTTCGCCAACTCCCTCAACACCTTCGGCCTGGTCCAGGACCGGGGCCCGACGAACGTCTTCGTCCGCGTCGACGGGGCGGCCGAACAGGAGATCCTGCTGCCGCTGGGCTACAAGTGGGTGGTGTGGGACCACGCCGACACGAAGGTGCGGCTGACCAAGGGAAAGCACGTGGTCTCGCTCGCCGCTCGCAGCCTCGACGGCACCCGGGCGACCCAGGGCGACGCGATCGTCGACCGCATCAAGCTGTCCCTGCCCAACCCGGCGGCGGCCACGTCCGTGTACGAGGCCGAGCTGGCCACGCTCGACGGCGGAAAGGCCGTCTACGGAACGGGATCCGGCTCCGGCTCCGCCGAGCTCGGCAAGGGTGCCCAGGCGACCTTCTGGGTCTACTCGCCCGCCGAAGCCGAGTCGACGATCACGGTCCGCGGGACGCCCGGCAGCGTCACGGCCGTCGCCGTCAACGGCCGCGAAGTGCGGCGGGTGGCCGGCACCGGCGCGGTCGCGGTGTCGCTGTCCGGCGGTGTCGACAAGGTGACGCTGACCGGGGTGGCGCGCAGGTCGGTGGTCGACCGGATCGACGTCCGCCGGACCGACGGCACCCTGGTGCCCAGGGTGTACGAGGCGGAAGCCGCGCAGCGCGGCGGCTCGGCGCAGATCACCGCCCTGCCGAACGCCGGCGGCGGCCAGGCCGTCACCGGCGTGGGTGGCGCACCGGGCAACGACAACACGCTCACCTTCCGGGTGACCGCCGCGAAGGACGGCACCTACGCCCTGCGGATCCGGTACTCGAACCCCGAGCAGGCGGTCGCCACGCACTACAACCCCGACCCGGTGGCCCGGCACGCGGACGTCTCCGTCAACGGCGGGGCCGCGCACCGGGTGCTGTTCCCGCACAGCTTCCACCAGGACGACTTCTGGGAGCTCACCGTGCCGGTCCAGCTCAGGCCGGGTCAGAACACCCTCACGTTCCGGTCCGGCGAGCTGCCGGACTTCGACGGCACCACCTACGCCTCGGACACGTTCCCCGGCGTGGCGCTGCGCTCCCAGTGGGCGCCGGTGCTGGACCGGATCACCATCGCCCCCTTCAGCGCACCCGCGCGCTGA
- a CDS encoding alpha/beta fold hydrolase, which produces MKSTQSVSVDGLRIHYVRAGQGPAVVLLHGSGSSLEGFERVAAPLSASHDVIRPDLPGFGRTGPRPDRDYRVRTYAGTVARFMTALGLPRFAVAGNSLGGNIAWNLALDAPDRVDRLVLVNATGYPAKTLPAGLRLARNPLLRPLLRRWLPRGATERGLREAVGANSAIVDDAMVERVHALTSRPGNRSAFIDFATTDQPDRSAEIPRIAVPTLVLRSADVDGQHFARDIPGARERVHADGGHLLPEEDPDWVAAAITEFLR; this is translated from the coding sequence ATGAAGAGCACTCAGTCAGTCTCGGTCGACGGCCTGCGGATTCACTACGTCCGCGCAGGTCAGGGGCCTGCGGTGGTGCTGCTGCACGGCAGCGGGTCGTCCTTGGAGGGCTTCGAACGGGTGGCGGCGCCGTTGTCGGCGTCCCACGACGTCATCCGCCCGGACCTGCCCGGATTCGGGCGGACGGGACCCCGGCCCGACCGCGACTACCGGGTCCGGACCTACGCCGGGACGGTCGCGCGCTTCATGACCGCCCTGGGGCTGCCGCGCTTCGCCGTGGCGGGGAACTCGCTGGGCGGCAACATCGCGTGGAACCTCGCACTCGACGCCCCGGACCGGGTCGACCGGCTGGTGCTGGTCAACGCCACCGGCTACCCGGCGAAGACCCTGCCCGCCGGGCTGCGGCTGGCCCGGAACCCGTTGCTGCGCCCCCTGCTGCGACGCTGGCTGCCGCGCGGCGCGACCGAACGCGGGCTGCGGGAGGCCGTCGGGGCGAACTCGGCGATCGTCGACGACGCCATGGTCGAGCGGGTGCACGCCCTGACGAGCCGCCCGGGTAACCGCTCGGCGTTCATCGATTTCGCCACTACCGACCAACCGGACCGCAGCGCCGAAATCCCGCGGATCGCGGTTCCCACGCTGGTTCTCCGGAGCGCCGACGTCGACGGGCAGCACTTCGCCCGCGACATCCCCGGCGCCCGGGAGCGCGTCCACGCCGACGGCGGGCACCTGCTCCCGGAAGAAGACCCGGACTGGGTGGCCGCGGCGATCACGGAGTTCCTGCGATGA
- a CDS encoding amidohydrolase family protein: MSRILLHGAHVITMAPHRPDAEAADVLIDGDSIAAVGDGLDATGAEIVDVTGRIIMPGLVNAHLHTWQTALRGTGADWTLADYLGRMHGAVARHYRPEDMRIGTLAGALSQLDRGTTTVGDWCHNTPTPEHTDAALDGLRASGVRGVFLHGTPYSAADAAHPVGEVDRLPDGPLLGIGMAIRGPQLSTPDAAVADFRAAAERGLVVSMHQSGGAPGPAWAAVRAAGLLGPATNVVHGAGLTGQWLEILVDAGASITSTPENELGQGHGCPVTGDLLRLGAAPSLGTDTDAVTPADVLSAARIALAHQRGRDHEDHRRDTGSFALTATVTAKQALGWATVEGARALGLADRVGRLEAGMRADLVVLDSSGPNPVAAALYAAAGDVEAVMIAGRWRKRDHALLDVDLGTVRAQLRDSAAHLLPHVPA, translated from the coding sequence ATGAGCCGCATCCTGCTGCACGGCGCGCACGTCATCACCATGGCGCCGCACCGGCCCGACGCCGAAGCCGCCGACGTCCTCATCGACGGCGACAGCATCGCCGCAGTCGGCGACGGACTCGACGCGACCGGCGCGGAGATCGTCGACGTCACCGGCCGGATCATCATGCCCGGTCTGGTGAACGCCCACCTGCACACGTGGCAGACCGCCCTGCGCGGCACCGGCGCCGACTGGACGCTGGCCGACTACCTCGGCCGGATGCACGGCGCCGTGGCCCGGCACTACCGCCCCGAGGACATGCGGATCGGGACGCTCGCCGGCGCGCTGAGCCAGCTGGACCGCGGCACCACCACCGTGGGCGACTGGTGCCACAACACCCCCACCCCGGAGCACACCGACGCCGCGCTCGACGGCCTCCGTGCGTCGGGCGTCCGCGGGGTGTTCCTGCACGGCACCCCGTACTCCGCGGCCGACGCGGCGCACCCGGTCGGTGAGGTCGACCGGCTGCCCGACGGCCCGCTGCTCGGCATCGGCATGGCGATCCGCGGCCCGCAACTGTCCACTCCGGACGCCGCGGTCGCCGACTTCCGCGCCGCCGCCGAGCGCGGGCTCGTGGTGTCGATGCACCAGAGCGGCGGTGCGCCCGGGCCCGCGTGGGCGGCGGTGCGGGCCGCCGGGCTGCTGGGTCCCGCCACCAACGTCGTGCACGGTGCCGGGCTCACCGGGCAGTGGCTCGAGATCCTGGTCGACGCGGGCGCGAGCATCACGTCCACGCCCGAAAACGAGCTCGGCCAAGGCCACGGCTGCCCCGTCACCGGGGACCTGCTCCGGCTCGGCGCCGCACCGTCGCTGGGCACCGACACCGACGCCGTCACACCGGCCGACGTGCTGTCCGCCGCCCGGATCGCGCTGGCGCACCAGCGCGGCCGCGACCACGAGGACCACCGGCGGGACACCGGCTCGTTCGCCCTCACCGCGACCGTCACCGCCAAGCAGGCACTGGGCTGGGCGACGGTCGAAGGCGCTCGAGCGCTCGGTCTCGCCGACCGCGTCGGCCGGCTGGAAGCGGGGATGCGGGCCGACCTCGTCGTCCTCGACAGCTCCGGACCGAATCCGGTCGCGGCCGCGCTGTACGCGGCGGCCGGTGACGTCGAAGCGGTCATGATCGCCGGCCGGTGGCGCAAACGCGACCACGCTCTCCTCGACGTCGACCTCGGGACCGTCCGTGCGCAGCTCCGGGACTCCGCGGCCCACCTGCTCCCCCACGTCCCCGCCTGA
- a CDS encoding FAD-dependent oxidoreductase — translation MNEPLDVLIAGAGPTGTTLAIDLLRRGLAVRIIDRAPHSFDGSRAKGIQPRTLEVFDDLGALDDVLAGSSDYPRLGIHLGPVTVPWRMFRNRERSADIPYPNTRLMPQYRTDSVLHDRLEQLGGRVEYGRELTGFDQDGTSVTATVLGDDGPGRITARYLVGAEGGSSAVRKHLGLGFLGETHDQDRMLIVDAVTDGLSRTRWHVWPGVKGRFAGACPLPDTDLFQWMIRLAPDEEQPEGEEAITRRIRAHTRNRRLAVRDIRWRSVFRPNIRLAEAYRGGRVFLAGDAAHVHTPAGAQGLNTGIQDAYNLGWKLAQVLAGADPRLLDSYEAERLPIAAGVLGLSTAKYEGLAKLDPSSLRRGKDEQQLSLTYRGGPLAPGDGDHTTTLRIGDRAPDAGLLAPDGTAVRLFDICRGPHFTVVAYGPEAAAASKELDWPAAGAQLRRVAVDAPTDPGHGFRRVYGIEGDTLLLIRPDGYLGHIATRDFLGSTRAAARAMTPAVAG, via the coding sequence ATGAACGAACCCCTCGACGTCCTGATCGCCGGGGCCGGCCCGACCGGCACCACCCTGGCGATCGACCTCCTCCGCCGCGGCCTGGCCGTCCGGATCATCGACCGGGCCCCGCACTCCTTCGACGGCTCCCGCGCCAAGGGCATCCAGCCGCGCACCCTGGAGGTCTTCGACGACCTCGGCGCGCTCGACGACGTCCTCGCCGGCAGCAGCGACTACCCCCGCCTGGGCATCCACCTGGGTCCGGTCACCGTTCCGTGGCGCATGTTCCGCAACCGCGAACGCAGCGCCGACATCCCGTACCCGAACACCCGGCTGATGCCCCAGTACCGCACCGACTCCGTGCTGCACGACCGGCTCGAGCAGCTGGGCGGGCGGGTCGAGTACGGCCGGGAACTCACCGGGTTCGACCAGGACGGCACGTCGGTCACCGCCACCGTGCTCGGCGACGACGGCCCCGGACGGATCACCGCCCGCTACCTCGTCGGCGCCGAGGGCGGGTCGAGTGCCGTCCGCAAGCACCTCGGCCTGGGCTTCCTCGGCGAGACCCACGACCAGGACCGGATGCTCATCGTCGACGCCGTCACCGACGGCCTGTCGCGCACCCGCTGGCACGTCTGGCCGGGCGTGAAAGGCCGGTTCGCCGGTGCCTGCCCGCTGCCGGACACCGACCTGTTCCAGTGGATGATCCGGCTGGCTCCCGACGAGGAGCAGCCCGAGGGCGAGGAAGCGATCACCCGGCGGATCCGGGCCCACACCCGGAACCGGCGCCTCGCCGTGCGCGACATCCGGTGGCGGTCGGTGTTCCGGCCCAACATCCGCCTGGCGGAGGCCTACCGCGGCGGGCGGGTCTTCCTCGCCGGCGACGCCGCGCACGTCCACACGCCGGCCGGCGCGCAGGGCCTCAACACCGGCATCCAGGACGCCTACAACCTCGGCTGGAAACTCGCCCAGGTCCTCGCCGGAGCCGACCCGCGGCTGCTCGACAGCTACGAAGCCGAACGCCTGCCGATCGCCGCGGGCGTGCTCGGCCTGTCCACCGCGAAGTACGAGGGCCTCGCGAAGCTCGACCCGTCGAGCCTGCGCCGCGGCAAGGACGAACAACAGCTGTCGCTGACGTATCGCGGCGGCCCGCTCGCGCCCGGCGACGGCGACCACACGACGACGCTGCGGATCGGCGACCGCGCCCCCGACGCCGGGCTGCTCGCCCCGGACGGCACGGCGGTGCGCCTGTTCGACATCTGCCGGGGTCCGCACTTCACCGTGGTCGCCTACGGCCCGGAAGCCGCCGCGGCGAGCAAGGAGCTCGACTGGCCGGCGGCCGGGGCACAGCTGCGCCGCGTCGCCGTCGACGCGCCCACCGATCCCGGGCACGGCTTCCGCCGGGTCTACGGGATCGAAGGCGACACCCTGCTGCTCATCCGGCCGGACGGCTACCTCGGGCACATCGCCACCCGGGACTTCCTCGGATCGACCCGCGCCGCCGCCCGGGCGATGACGCCGGCGGTGGCCGGATGA
- a CDS encoding TetR/AcrR family transcriptional regulator codes for MPEQAPSRLERRKARTRAALVQAAQTLIADGKTTVSVLEITQAADVGLGSFYNHFETKEQLYRAAVEDALDAHGALLDELTAGLDDPAQVFAQSFRLTGRLHRKNPELSKVLLHYGLDLATSESGLAPRARRDIEAAARAGRFTVDDAELAMVTVAGAALCLGRLLHRQPERDDAEAADRVTEDLLRMLGLPAVEAHEICSRPLPGLDTAA; via the coding sequence ATGCCGGAGCAAGCCCCGAGCCGGCTGGAGCGGCGCAAGGCGCGCACCCGCGCCGCCCTCGTCCAGGCCGCCCAGACGCTGATCGCGGACGGCAAGACCACCGTGTCGGTCCTGGAGATCACCCAGGCCGCGGACGTCGGACTGGGCTCGTTCTACAACCACTTCGAGACGAAGGAGCAGCTCTACCGGGCAGCGGTCGAGGACGCCCTGGACGCGCACGGTGCCCTGCTGGACGAGCTGACCGCCGGCCTGGACGACCCGGCGCAGGTGTTCGCGCAGAGCTTCCGGCTCACCGGGCGCCTGCACCGCAAGAACCCCGAACTCAGCAAGGTCCTCCTGCACTACGGGCTCGACCTGGCCACCTCGGAGAGCGGGCTCGCCCCCCGCGCCCGCCGCGACATCGAGGCCGCCGCGCGCGCCGGCCGCTTCACCGTGGATGATGCCGAACTGGCCATGGTCACGGTGGCCGGGGCCGCACTCTGCCTGGGCCGGCTCCTGCACCGTCAGCCCGAGCGCGACGACGCCGAGGCGGCCGACCGCGTGACCGAGGATCTGCTGCGCATGCTCGGCCTCCCCGCCGTCGAAGCGCACGAAATCTGCAGCCGCCCCCTGCCCGGCCTCGATACGGCCGCCTGA
- a CDS encoding alpha/beta fold hydrolase, which yields MKYFVASDEDRRLDATTRRDLRGSFVSLSDGVTHYELTGPENGELAVLVGGITIPLSYWDGLVARLHARGLRTLTCSAYGRGYSDRVRGRYDEALFVRQLAELTAALDLTSPRHVVGTSMGALVAMAYTDRYPEAVATLTVAGPAGLGRRPLPQRVLRNDFVAGFVARRFGRKLLEEHLGHNVRDPELSAELVAMVRDAYRHEGSLHAFFQTLQDFPLHERQELFERTGTLGVPTLLVWGDDDQVTPITHLDTVAGLLRPRQTHVIGHCGHMAPFERPDDVGDLLASFAVSHPDRLEP from the coding sequence ATGAAGTACTTCGTCGCGTCCGACGAGGACCGCCGGCTCGACGCGACCACGCGACGGGACCTGCGCGGCAGCTTCGTCTCGCTGTCCGACGGCGTGACGCACTACGAGCTGACCGGCCCCGAGAACGGTGAACTCGCCGTACTGGTCGGCGGCATCACGATCCCGCTGTCCTATTGGGACGGTCTCGTCGCCCGGCTGCACGCCCGCGGCCTGCGCACCCTGACCTGCAGCGCTTACGGCCGCGGCTACTCCGACCGCGTCCGGGGCCGCTACGACGAAGCGTTGTTCGTCCGGCAGCTGGCCGAGCTGACCGCGGCGCTGGACCTCACATCGCCGCGGCACGTCGTCGGCACGTCGATGGGCGCACTGGTCGCGATGGCCTACACCGACCGGTACCCCGAAGCGGTCGCCACGCTCACCGTCGCCGGCCCGGCCGGACTGGGCCGACGTCCGCTGCCACAACGGGTGCTGCGCAACGACTTCGTCGCCGGATTCGTCGCCCGGCGCTTCGGCCGCAAGCTGCTGGAGGAGCACCTCGGGCACAACGTCCGCGACCCCGAGCTGTCCGCGGAGCTGGTCGCGATGGTGCGGGACGCCTACCGACACGAAGGCTCCCTCCACGCGTTCTTCCAGACCCTGCAGGACTTTCCGCTCCACGAACGCCAGGAACTGTTCGAGCGGACAGGCACGCTCGGCGTCCCGACCCTCCTGGTGTGGGGCGACGACGACCAGGTCACCCCCATCACCCACCTCGACACCGTCGCCGGGCTGCTGCGCCCGCGGCAGACCCACGTCATCGGCCACTGCGGCCACATGGCCCCCTTCGAACGGCCGGACGACGTCGGCGACCTGCTCGCGTCGTTCGCCGTCTCCCACCCGGATCGGCTCGAACCATGA
- a CDS encoding TetR/AcrR family transcriptional regulator, which produces MGRRDALASRTRTDLLAAAKRLFAERGYLDTKITDIAAAAGRAVGSFYTHFTDKEQLLAVLRGELGEPAARAAGDDPIGEYVTACWTALRTHRPTAIALLQSAIAAAPASGRFRTELTSWTTPLRRQLEHRRDRGEPLPGDPELVAAAVGAMLAGLNHALPTDDGTVADTVRNLVLHGLSGSGP; this is translated from the coding sequence ATGGGCCGGCGGGACGCACTCGCGAGCCGGACGCGGACGGACCTGCTGGCCGCGGCGAAACGCCTGTTCGCCGAACGCGGCTACCTCGACACCAAGATCACCGACATCGCCGCCGCGGCCGGGCGCGCCGTGGGCTCCTTCTACACCCACTTCACCGACAAGGAGCAGCTCCTCGCGGTGCTGCGCGGCGAACTCGGCGAACCGGCCGCGCGCGCGGCCGGCGACGACCCGATCGGCGAGTACGTCACGGCCTGCTGGACCGCGCTGCGCACCCACCGCCCGACCGCCATCGCCCTGCTGCAGTCCGCGATCGCCGCGGCCCCGGCCTCCGGCCGGTTCCGCACCGAGCTGACCAGCTGGACGACCCCGCTGCGGCGGCAGCTGGAGCACCGGCGTGACCGCGGCGAACCACTGCCCGGCGACCCCGAACTGGTGGCGGCCGCGGTGGGCGCCATGCTCGCCGGCCTCAACCACGCCCTGCCCACCGACGACGGCACGGTCGCCGACACCGTCAGGAACCTCGTCCTCCACGGCCTGAGTGGTTCGGGACCGTGA
- a CDS encoding TetR/AcrR family transcriptional regulator → MTSSSPPAPAARRSRGRPAVPLDRILGAALELVDEEGAENLSMRSLAQRLESGTATLYRHFGNRAALIAHVIDRVFGEVDLDGRSLAELSWDQACRAVAQAMFDTLARHRKIAPLLIEQTPTGPNAMVLRERCLAVLLDGGFRPDLAARAYATLARYVLGFAIQLAGAGNDSERERASAHFHAVPAAEFPATRATADSLPVPLEAEFAFGLDLIVDGLRQLHAR, encoded by the coding sequence GTGACCTCTTCGTCTCCGCCTGCCCCGGCCGCCCGGCGGTCCCGTGGCCGTCCCGCCGTCCCGCTGGACCGGATCCTCGGCGCGGCGCTGGAACTCGTCGACGAGGAGGGTGCCGAGAACCTGTCGATGCGGAGCCTCGCGCAGCGCCTCGAATCGGGCACGGCCACGCTCTACCGGCACTTCGGCAACCGGGCGGCCCTGATCGCGCACGTCATCGACCGCGTCTTCGGTGAGGTCGATCTCGACGGCCGGTCACTGGCGGAGCTGAGCTGGGACCAGGCCTGTCGAGCCGTCGCCCAGGCGATGTTCGACACGCTGGCCCGGCACCGGAAGATCGCGCCCTTGCTGATCGAGCAGACCCCGACCGGGCCGAACGCGATGGTGCTGCGCGAACGCTGCCTGGCCGTCCTGCTGGACGGCGGGTTCCGGCCGGACCTCGCCGCGCGCGCGTACGCGACGCTCGCGCGGTACGTCCTCGGCTTCGCGATCCAGCTCGCCGGCGCCGGGAACGACAGCGAGCGCGAGCGGGCGTCGGCGCACTTCCACGCCGTGCCGGCGGCGGAGTTCCCGGCCACCCGCGCGACGGCGGACTCGTTGCCGGTGCCCCTGGAGGCCGAGTTCGCCTTCGGCCTGGACCTGATCGTCGACGGCCTGCGTCAGCTGCACGCCCGTTGA